CATCGCTTTCGGCAACGGTTGCTTCGAGGCCAAGACCGCGATTGTTCTCTTCTTCTTGGCGCATACGCTCAAGCTCGCGAGTTGTCGCAGAATCGGTCTCGAGAATCATACGCTTCTCTTCGATAATCTGGTCACGGAAAACTTCGTTCATATAGTCTTGAAGACTTATCGGATGACGCTCAAGTATGCCGTCGTCCAAGAGTGCTCTCAACGCATCACCAAACTCACGGCATGAGGAAAAACGGTCGTCCGGATTTTTCGCCAAAGCACGGTCGACGATATCTTGGAAGACTTCATACTCTTCCTTGAATTCAGCTAAAGGTGGTGGATCTTGCCGCTGAATGGCATCTAGAGACAATACAGCGTTACCCTTCGCGAATGGATTTCGATATGTGAGAGCTTCGTAGAGACAGATTCCTATTGAGAAAATATCACTTCGTGCATCTAGCTCAAGCGCTGCACTTTGTTCCGGCGACATGTAAACAAACTTACCTTTGATGGTGCCTGTTTCAGTCTTGTGAGTGGCCATCTCGCTCTTGGCAATTCCAAAATCGATAACCTTCGATTCACCCGAATAGGATATTAAAAAATTGTATGGGTTGATATCGCGATGGACGATGCCCAGCGAATCTCCAACCATATCCTTTGCTTCATGCGCATAGCCTAAAGCATCGCAAAGCCGGCTTATGGTTTCGACCACAAGAGGCGCCGGAATCAAGGATTCGATAGCTCTTGCGTGATCAATAACTTCTTTGAGACTTTTACCGTGAACGTATTCCATGGCGATGTAATAGACATCGTCTATTTGTCCCATGTCGTAGATTTGAACAATGCTAGAGTGATTCAGCTGCGCAGCAACGCGCGCCTCTGCAAAGAACATATCGACATAACGTTGGTTCTCGGTGTGGTGAGACAGCATGCGCTTGATGACAAGCATCTTCTCAAAGCCTTCAGGTCCGGTCAGCTTGGCGAGATAAATCTCACCCATCCCGCCGATGGCCAATCGCTTAAGAAGGATATATTTTCCGAAGGTGGAACCTTCTGCCTGAGCCATGGTGCTCATCTCCGATAAAGGTCCGGGAACCCATTGAAATTCCAGTGACTTTTATGAATCCTAGGGCAGCGGGTCAATAGAAACCCATCGCTTTAGGCTTTGCGACAGATTTATTTATCTTGTTCTGGTAGCCAACCCGCCAGGGCATCACGGACCAGGTCACTCATGGTGTAGGGCTCTTTAGCGCGCCGACGAAATCGTGAAAGGTCTTGTAATTGTTCAAACATTTCTGGTGGAACCGTAACCGACATTTTTATGAAATCAGATTTCGGAAATCGCTTTTCCTCATTCTGAATTGCTGGTTTAGCCTCCACAACTTGTGGTTTGATCACTGCCGGAGCAGCTTTGGGTTTAGGTGGTGCCACCGCCTCCAATACTGGAGCTGGAGTGACCACATCAACTTCGTCTTGCTTTAAAAGCTCAGCCAGCGAGCGCCGCTTGTTCGCCATGATTGCCTCCCAATATCTGTGTTACTTCGATTGCTAGATTTTGCATTTCCATGTGTGCAGGACTGCTCGGGGCATAAGTGCAAATGCCCTCCCCTGTTGTAGCCGCATCTGAATAGGCGACGCGTAAACCCAGGGTTGTCTCTGAAACTTGTCCCCACTGGGATAAGACAGAGCGAAGTTCGCGTCCTGCTGCAGTGCTTGAGCGAACCTTTGATGGAACAATAAGAAATTGCTTAGCCCCATCTAGGCCCAATGCTTCTTCACAAACATCAATGGCCGCCTTCGCTGCTTCAATATCGAGAGCGCTGGCGCCAACTGGGACCAACATCAAATGAGCGTAAAGTGCTGCACGCAACGAAACAGATTCGATAGCTGGTGGCAGATCGACTAAGACTAAATCCGCATCAATGGCCTGAAGTTCCTTACGCAGGTACTTGCCCTCGCCATCGGCGGCAACAGTATAAGCGTCGATGTCACAAGCACCGGCAAGCTTTCCGCGCTTTACCCACTTACTAGCAGACTGTTGTGGATCTGCATCTGCAATGGCCACACGCATCTCTGGGTTCTGTAGTCGGAGTTGATGTGCCAAATGCACGGTGAGTGTTGTTTTACCCACCCCACCCTTTTGCTGAATTACTGATATGATCCGTTTCACACTCACACCTCTTAGTCCTTGGATGGTCGCTCGTCGCATCCTGCAGTTTTCTGAAATTCGAATTCTGCTTTCCGATGTCGGATAAGAGAAGTCTTAAATCAGATTTCGGAAAACACCAAAAAATATGCGAAATAATATTCACGATTTCCGAAATACTATTTAAGACAACTTCCTGGTGATTCTCTTAATTGAGTAGAACCATGAGCCCCCGACAGCTTTGCCCCTCTTGTCCGGCGCCGAATAAACTATTTCGCAACTTACCCGAAAAACCTCTCGGTCGGCGTACGAAAACCATGACACTTACCTAGATGACGATCAGGATTTCTTAGTTCTGATTTCGGAAATAAGTAATAAGAAATCACATACCGGATAACATGAATCCGATTTCCGAAATAAGATATCGACAATAGGAAATAGGATATCTCTTATCCGAGAACCGTATTCATTAATCTGAATTACTATATCCGATTATCTAATTCTTATTTCGGAAAACAGAAATAGCAATTAGCAGCCAGGCGCCATCAACAACGCCCGGGCCACATCCCACCATTTCCGAAATCCGAATTCCCACAAAAGGCCGTACCAAGAAGGCCTTACCTTCTCATCAGCTACGCCCGTCGACACGTGGTGGGGAAGGTCGCGCAACGGCAGGGCCTATCAGAACGGGCTCTACATTCTTTTCGGATTTCCGAAAAAATCAGTCCGACAAAACAAGGAGACATGAAAGCTTCCAAAATCGCGAGAGCTGGTCATTGAAATGCGGGCGCGAAGTCAGCCAATGAACCGCGGCCTACCGGCTAAAAACATATTTCCGAAAAACGATAACCTATTTCCGAAATGCGATATCTGAAAATGAAGAAAGGGGAGACGGAAAGGGTAGGGCGGTTACTCAGCTTTCCACTGGCGATAAAAATTCTCTTCGTCTAAAGCCCCCGCTGAAGCCATCAATTTCTCTTCAACTCGAGTTTGAATAATCGCCTTCATCGCACTTTTCGGCGCCTTGAATTGCGCCTTAAGAATTTCTTCTTCAACTTCCTTCGCAGCGTCGGCTTCGAGCTTCTCGAGTTTTTTGGCCTTCATGCCTTCTCTTACCTTTGTAACCTGCTCAAAACGGTAAGCTTCCCAAGCCTCTTCCACGTTTGCGGCGCCACTTTGGCCGGCTTCCCCGTTCTTCTTGAGCTTCTTTTCTTGCTCTCGTTCCCAATCGGCAAGCGCCTTGGCTTCGTAAAATGAAAGAGCTTTAAATCTAAACAGTGTCTGTTCGCCTTGTCGGCTCTTCTTGTGGAGTTTTACGCACCTCTTAACAAGCCAAATGGCCAACTCCTTCTCGTAATCCTTAAGCCATCGAGAAGCCTCCTCACGGTCGCTCTCAGGTATCTTACGGGGCTTGGAGTTCTTAGGCAGGTCATGAGCTTGGCGCTGAAACTCGCGAACGATTTCAGCCGTCTCATCAATGGACACCGCTTCGTTTGCGTTCCCGTTCAGCTTTTCAAAAACCAAACGGTAATCAGATTGGTCTTGTTGAACTGTCATTCTCACACCAAAACCGATATCGTTAAGTTTATTCA
This window of the Deltaproteobacteria bacterium genome carries:
- a CDS encoding protein kinase; the protein is MAQAEGSTFGKYILLKRLAIGGMGEIYLAKLTGPEGFEKMLVIKRMLSHHTENQRYVDMFFAEARVAAQLNHSSIVQIYDMGQIDDVYYIAMEYVHGKSLKEVIDHARAIESLIPAPLVVETISRLCDALGYAHEAKDMVGDSLGIVHRDINPYNFLISYSGESKVIDFGIAKSEMATHKTETGTIKGKFVYMSPEQSAALELDARSDIFSIGICLYEALTYRNPFAKGNAVLSLDAIQRQDPPPLAEFKEEYEVFQDIVDRALAKNPDDRFSSCREFGDALRALLDDGILERHPISLQDYMNEVFRDQIIEEKRMILETDSATTRELERMRQEEENNRGLGLEATVAESDAHLLLKKVAAASDVVGLEDTGILTEPMFRSEAEKTIMENSGGNKAGRAGDATEYEHQLSQSSKPGNMLIGFCLLIVLAALAWMVMNSSQQEAPLPKLTIAPVVEPPAEAVTPTPEPVAKPARVETPKPVAQAKAAPVAENKKPVVAAREPQVKADRTPKPRPKPKLKAMPGFGNLQISTIPPVPIQLNGRKVGQTFKLKNMKGTLTFGSGDDPQSNPFKVTMRYRVNDGEISYSVNSEPWAIVRGAQGIGLGRTPLDYQEPTKRAVFELLNPKKGLHQRITLRFISP
- a CDS encoding ParA family protein, giving the protein MKRIISVIQQKGGVGKTTLTVHLAHQLRLQNPEMRVAIADADPQQSASKWVKRGKLAGACDIDAYTVAADGEGKYLRKELQAIDADLVLVDLPPAIESVSLRAALYAHLMLVPVGASALDIEAAKAAIDVCEEALGLDGAKQFLIVPSKVRSSTAAGRELRSVLSQWGQVSETTLGLRVAYSDAATTGEGICTYAPSSPAHMEMQNLAIEVTQILGGNHGEQAALAG